In the genome of Dermacentor silvarum isolate Dsil-2018 chromosome 1, BIME_Dsil_1.4, whole genome shotgun sequence, one region contains:
- the LOC119435945 gene encoding uncharacterized protein LOC119435945: protein MTAKVVIALVLLALTACCASGQGQGKGLGRGRGQGHGHGQGRGKKGGPVAVEGPLASGPLPGSGGGGGGQFRESGGFRQTQGHRVEEGFEQTDFFNRGQGNGAAFLGTNAGVLESGLFQQVKGKFKIKGKVRGYTAASSLQQQQG, encoded by the coding sequence GTCATTGCATTGGTGCTGCTTGCGTTGACAGCGTGCTGCGCTAGCGGCCAAGGCCAGGGCAAGGGCTTGGGCCGCGGCAGAGGCCAGGGTCATGGTCACGGGCAGGGACGAGGCAAGAAGGGCGGACCTGTTGCTGTTGAAGGCCCCCTGGCGTCAGGTCCGCTCCCaggaagcggcggcggcggcggcggccagtTTCGCGAGTCCGGTGGATTTCGCCAGACTCAGGGCCACCGAGTTGAGGAAGGTTTTGAGCAAACCGATTTCTTCAACCGAGGCCAAGGCAACGGGGCTGCTTTCTTGGGCACCAACGCCGGAGTGCTTGAGTCGGGCCTCTTTCAGCAGGTCAAGGGCAAGTTCAAGATCAAGGGCAAAGTTCGCGGATACACGGCCGCCAGCTCCTTGCAGCAGCAACAGGGATAG